A genome region from Mugil cephalus isolate CIBA_MC_2020 chromosome 13, CIBA_Mcephalus_1.1, whole genome shotgun sequence includes the following:
- the alox5a gene encoding polyunsaturated fatty acid 5-lipoxygenase isoform X2 produces MPSYTVTVATGSQWFAGTDDYIYITLVGTERCSERTLLDKPLYNDFERGAVDSYDVRVEENLGDIVLVKIEKKKYWMQDDWYCRYITVKTPSGDYIEFPCFRWLVDDKEVVLRDGRARLPQDDKTSLVKQHRQKELDMRRKTYRWREWQPGFPMSIDANRHKDLPRDIQFDSEKGVDFVLNYSKAIENLFVNQFMHMFQSSWSDFADFEKIFVRIKNTISEYVMQHWKEDFMFGYQFLNGCNPVVIQKCTKLPDKFPVTHKMVSVSLERELTLEQEIEAGNMYIVDYEVLEGISPNCTDPCTLQYLAAPICLLYKTVQNKILPIAIQLGQNPEGNPIFLPTDGQYDWLLAKIWVRSADFQHHQTITHLLKTHLITEMFGIAMFRQLPAVHPVYKLLIPHIRFTIAINTKAREQLICECGIFDKANATGGGGHVQLVQKAMKTLTFRSLCFPDMIKARCVDSKEELPTYFYRDDGYKVWEATKNFVSDVVCIYYTSDEKVRGDEEIQAFVKDVCSFGMQDFDHCGVTETGRHYKFKSALLWMNAVRV; encoded by the exons ATGCCTTCCTACACAGTGACTGTTGCCACGGGGAGCCAGTGGTTCGCGGGGACTGATGACTACATCTACATTACTCTGGTGGGCACGGAGCGATGCAGCGAGAGGACGCTGCTGGACAAGCCTCTGTACAATGACTTTGAGAGGGGAGCG GTCGACTCCTATGACGTGAGAGTCGAGGAGAACCTGGGCGACATTGTGTTGGTGAAGATCGAGAAGAAGAAGTACTGGATGCAGGACGACTGGTACTGCAGGTACATTACGGTCAAGACCCCGTCTGGAGACTACATAGAGTTCCCCTGCTTCCGCTGGCTGGTGGACGACAAGGAAGTGGTGCTGCGCGACGGACGAG CACGTCTGCCTCAGGACGATAAGACGAGCCTGGTGAAgcagcacagacaaaaagaGCTGGATATGAGGAGGAAAACCTACAG GTGGAGAGAGTGGCAGCCAGGTTTTCCAATGAGCATAGATGCCAACAGGCACAAGGATTTGCCCCGAGACATCCAGTTTGACAGCGAGAAGGGAGTGGACTTCGTACTGAACTACAGCAAAGC AATTGAGAACCTGTTTGTGAACCAGTTCATGCACATGTTCCAGTCGTCCTGGAGTGACTTTGCTGACTTTGAGAAGATCTTTGTGAGGATCAAAAACACAATCTCAG AGTATGTGATGCAACACTGGAAAGAGGATTTCATGTTCGGATACCAGTTTCTCAATGGCTGCAACCCTGTGGTGATCCAAAAGTGCACGAAACTTCCTGATAAGTTTCCCGTCACCCACAAGATGGTTTCCGTCAGCCTAGAGAGGGAACTGACCCTGGAGCAGGAAATAGAG GCAGGCAACATGTACATAGTGGACTACGAGGTGTTAGAAGGCATCAGTCCGAACTGCACGGATCCGTGCACACTGCAGTACCTGGCAGCTCCCATCTGTCTGCTATACAAGACAGTTCAGAACAAGATTCTGCCCATAGCCATACAG CTGGGCCAGAATCCAGAAGGAAACCCCATCTTCCTGCCCACTGACGGCCAGTACGACTGGCTGCTGGCTAAGATCTGGGTGCGCTCGGCCGACTTCCAGCACCACCAGACCATCACACACCTGCTCAAGACACATCTGATCACGGAGATGTTTGGTATCGCCATGTTCAGGCAGCTTCCTGCCGTCCACCCTGTGTATAAG CTTCTTATCCCGCACATTCGTTTTACCATCGCTATCAACACCAAGGCGAGAGAGCAGCTCATCTGTGAGTGCGGCATCTTTGACAAG GCTAACGCAACAGGTGGAGGAGGTCACGTCCAGCTGGTCCAGAAGGCCATGAAGACCCTGACATTCAGATCCCTGTGCTTCCCCGACATGATCAAAGCCCGCTGTGTGGACAGCAAGGAGGAGCTGCCCACCTACTTCTACAGGGATGATGGGTACAAGGTGTGGGAGGCCACGAAGAA ttttgtGTCGGATGTGGTGTGTATTTACTACACCAGCGATGAGAAGGTGCGCGGAGACGAAGAAATCCAGGCCTTCGTTAAAGACGTGTGCAGCTTCGGCATGCAGGACTTCGATCACTGCG GTGTGACAGAGACCGGACGGCATTATAAATTCAAATCTGCTCTGCTGTGGATGAATGCTGTGAGGGTTTGA
- the alox5a gene encoding polyunsaturated fatty acid 5-lipoxygenase isoform X1 encodes MPSYTVTVATGSQWFAGTDDYIYITLVGTERCSERTLLDKPLYNDFERGAVDSYDVRVEENLGDIVLVKIEKKKYWMQDDWYCRYITVKTPSGDYIEFPCFRWLVDDKEVVLRDGRARLPQDDKTSLVKQHRQKELDMRRKTYRWREWQPGFPMSIDANRHKDLPRDIQFDSEKGVDFVLNYSKAIENLFVNQFMHMFQSSWSDFADFEKIFVRIKNTISEYVMQHWKEDFMFGYQFLNGCNPVVIQKCTKLPDKFPVTHKMVSVSLERELTLEQEIEAGNMYIVDYEVLEGISPNCTDPCTLQYLAAPICLLYKTVQNKILPIAIQLGQNPEGNPIFLPTDGQYDWLLAKIWVRSADFQHHQTITHLLKTHLITEMFGIAMFRQLPAVHPVYKLLIPHIRFTIAINTKAREQLICECGIFDKANATGGGGHVQLVQKAMKTLTFRSLCFPDMIKARCVDSKEELPTYFYRDDGYKVWEATKNFVSDVVCIYYTSDEKVRGDEEIQAFVKDVCSFGMQDFDHCEFPKSLKTREELIEYLTIIVFTASAQHAAVNFGQYDWCSWIPNAPSTMRRPPPTEKGLANVNLIIESLPDRGRSSWHLGAVWALSQYQENELFLGMYPDEHFIEKPVKEAMEKFRKQLAEITSAIKKRNDGKRLPYYNMSPDKIPNSVAV; translated from the exons ATGCCTTCCTACACAGTGACTGTTGCCACGGGGAGCCAGTGGTTCGCGGGGACTGATGACTACATCTACATTACTCTGGTGGGCACGGAGCGATGCAGCGAGAGGACGCTGCTGGACAAGCCTCTGTACAATGACTTTGAGAGGGGAGCG GTCGACTCCTATGACGTGAGAGTCGAGGAGAACCTGGGCGACATTGTGTTGGTGAAGATCGAGAAGAAGAAGTACTGGATGCAGGACGACTGGTACTGCAGGTACATTACGGTCAAGACCCCGTCTGGAGACTACATAGAGTTCCCCTGCTTCCGCTGGCTGGTGGACGACAAGGAAGTGGTGCTGCGCGACGGACGAG CACGTCTGCCTCAGGACGATAAGACGAGCCTGGTGAAgcagcacagacaaaaagaGCTGGATATGAGGAGGAAAACCTACAG GTGGAGAGAGTGGCAGCCAGGTTTTCCAATGAGCATAGATGCCAACAGGCACAAGGATTTGCCCCGAGACATCCAGTTTGACAGCGAGAAGGGAGTGGACTTCGTACTGAACTACAGCAAAGC AATTGAGAACCTGTTTGTGAACCAGTTCATGCACATGTTCCAGTCGTCCTGGAGTGACTTTGCTGACTTTGAGAAGATCTTTGTGAGGATCAAAAACACAATCTCAG AGTATGTGATGCAACACTGGAAAGAGGATTTCATGTTCGGATACCAGTTTCTCAATGGCTGCAACCCTGTGGTGATCCAAAAGTGCACGAAACTTCCTGATAAGTTTCCCGTCACCCACAAGATGGTTTCCGTCAGCCTAGAGAGGGAACTGACCCTGGAGCAGGAAATAGAG GCAGGCAACATGTACATAGTGGACTACGAGGTGTTAGAAGGCATCAGTCCGAACTGCACGGATCCGTGCACACTGCAGTACCTGGCAGCTCCCATCTGTCTGCTATACAAGACAGTTCAGAACAAGATTCTGCCCATAGCCATACAG CTGGGCCAGAATCCAGAAGGAAACCCCATCTTCCTGCCCACTGACGGCCAGTACGACTGGCTGCTGGCTAAGATCTGGGTGCGCTCGGCCGACTTCCAGCACCACCAGACCATCACACACCTGCTCAAGACACATCTGATCACGGAGATGTTTGGTATCGCCATGTTCAGGCAGCTTCCTGCCGTCCACCCTGTGTATAAG CTTCTTATCCCGCACATTCGTTTTACCATCGCTATCAACACCAAGGCGAGAGAGCAGCTCATCTGTGAGTGCGGCATCTTTGACAAG GCTAACGCAACAGGTGGAGGAGGTCACGTCCAGCTGGTCCAGAAGGCCATGAAGACCCTGACATTCAGATCCCTGTGCTTCCCCGACATGATCAAAGCCCGCTGTGTGGACAGCAAGGAGGAGCTGCCCACCTACTTCTACAGGGATGATGGGTACAAGGTGTGGGAGGCCACGAAGAA ttttgtGTCGGATGTGGTGTGTATTTACTACACCAGCGATGAGAAGGTGCGCGGAGACGAAGAAATCCAGGCCTTCGTTAAAGACGTGTGCAGCTTCGGCATGCAGGACTTCGATCACTGCG AGTTTCCCAAGTCCTTGAAGACACGTGAAGAGCTGATAGAGTATCTGACCATCATCGTGTTCACTGCTTCAGCCCAGCATGCCGCTGTCAACTTCGGACAG TATGACTGGTGCTCCTGGATCCCCAACGCTCCATCTACCATGCGGAGACCCCCGCCCACAGAAAAGGGCCTGGCAAATGTGAACCTGATCATCGAGAGCCTCCCCGATCGCGGACGCTCCAGCTGGCACCTGGGGGCCGTCTGGGCTCTCAGCCAGTACCAGGAGAACGAG CTGTTCCTGGGCATGTATCCTGATGAGCACTTCatagagaagccagtgaaggaGGCCATGGAGAAGTTCAGGAAGCAGCTGGCAGAGATAACCAGCGCCATTAAGAAGAGGAACGACGGAAAGAGGCTGCCGTACTACAACATGTCTCCTGACAAAATCCCAAACAGCGTTGCTGTTTGA
- the slc25a16 gene encoding graves disease carrier protein: MTSEASVSSPPTMSSTPAKRDYYWVRSFVAGGVAGCCAKTTIAPLDRVKILLQAQNPHYKHLGVFSTLTAVPKKEGFLGLYKGNGAMMIRIFPYGAIQFMAFDKYKKLLRTKFGIAGHIHRLVAGSMAGMTAVICTYPLDMIRARLAFQVKGDQRYTGIVHAFQTIYLKEGGVLGFYRGLTPTLIGMAPYAGLSFFTFGTLRSLGLSRFPELLGQPCLDNPDVLVLKTHVNLLCGGIAGAIAQTISYPLDVIRRRMQLSTVLPDSEKCGSPIKTLKYVYKEYGIRRGLYRGLSLNYIRCVPSQAVAFTTYEFMKQMLHLN, encoded by the exons ATGACATCGGAGGCTTCGGTCTCGTCTCCCCCCACCATGAGCAGCACTCCTGCCAAGAGGGACTATTACTGGGTTCGCTCCTTTGTAGCTGGAG GTGTAGCGGGATGCTGTGCCAAGACTACCATCGCTCCTCTAGACAGAGTCAAGATTCTTCTTCAAGCCCAGAACCCTCATTACAAACACCTTG GAGTGTTTTCAACTCTTACGGCTGTTCCAAAGAAAGAAGGCTTCCTTGGCTTGTACAAAGGCAATGGGGCAATGATGATCAGGATATTTCCTTATGGAGCCATCCAGTTCATGGCCTTTGACAAATATAAAAAG CTGCTAAGGACCAAGTTTGGCATCGCTGGCCACATCCACCGCCTCGTGGCAGGATCTATGGCAG GGATGACTGCGGTAATATGCACTTACCCTCTGGATATGATCCGAGCCAGACTGGCCTTCCAGGTGAAAGGAGATCAACGCTACACTGGAATTGTCCATGCTTTCCAAACCATTTACCTTAAG gagggGGGCGTCTTGGGCTTTTACAGAGGACTAACTCCAACGCTTATTGGAATGGCCCCTTATGCAG GCCTGTCATTCTTCACCTTTGGCACCCTGAGGAGCCTCGGTTTGAGCCGTTTTCCAGAGCTGCTGGGACAGCCCTGCTTAGACAACCCCGATGTCCTCGTTCTGAAAACCCATGTCAACCTGCTGTGTGGAGGGATCGCTGGTGCCATCGCTCAGACAATATC GTACCCCTTGGATGTGATTAGGAGAAGAATGCAGTTAAGCACTGTGCTTCCTGACTCAGAGAAATGTGG CTCACCGATTAAGACCCTGAAGTACGTGTATAAGGAATACGGGATCAGGAGGGGATTGTACCGAGGCCTCTCTCTCAACTACATCCGCTGTGTGCCCTCCCAGGCCGTGGCCTTTACCACCTACGAGTTCATGAAGCAGATGCTCCACCTGAACTAG